One Aegilops tauschii subsp. strangulata cultivar AL8/78 chromosome 7, Aet v6.0, whole genome shotgun sequence genomic window carries:
- the LOC120969087 gene encoding putative germin-like protein 2-3 yields the protein MTNKQGSAVTAVNVAQIGGLNTMGVSLVRIDYGLFGLNPPHTHPRSTEILTVLKGCLHVGFVTSNPENKHFDKVLNKGDVFVFPKGLVHYQYNNRTSNTVAIAALSSQNP from the coding sequence ATGACAAACAAGCAGGGCTCGGCGGTGACCGCCGTCAACGTCGCGCAGATCGGTGGGCTGAACACCATGGGCGTCTCCCTCGTCCGCATAGACTACGGGCTGTTTGGCCTCAACCCTCCCCACACCCACCCACGTTCCACCGAGATTTTGACCGTGCTGAAGGGCTGCCTGCACGTCGGGTTCGTGACGTCGAACCCCGAGAACAAGCACTTTGACAAGGTTTTGAACAAGGGAGATGTGTTCGTGTTTCCTAAGGGCCTCGTCCATTACCAGTACAATAACAGGACGAGTAACACAGTGGCCATTGCGGCGCTGAGCAGCCAGAACCCTTGA
- the LOC109742753 gene encoding putative germin-like protein 2-3: MAIRVLLLAGALLVLACSHGATASDPSLLQDFCVAANASTHAVRVNGLACKAAKEVVAEDFYFSGLHVAGNTTNKQGSAVTAVNVAQIGGLNTMGVSLVRIDYAPFGLNPPHTHPRSTEILTVLEGCLHVGFVTSNPENKHFEKVLNKGDVFVFPKGLIHYQYNNRTTGAVAIAALSSQNPGVITIANAVFGAEPSIPAGITTKAFQVEKSTVDWIQTQF; encoded by the exons ATGGCCATTCGAGTGTTGCTCCTTGCAGGAGCTCTCCTGGTCCTTGCATGCTCGCATGGCGCCACCGCCTCCGACCCCAGCCTTCTCCAGGACTTCTGCGTTGCCG CGAATGCATCTACCCACGCAGTGCGTGTCAACGGACTGGCTTGCAAGGCCGCGAAAGAGGTCGTCGCCGAGGACTTCTACTTCTCCGGCCTCCACGTGGCAGGCAACACGACCAACAAGCAGGGCTCCGCAGTGACTGCCGTCAACGTCGCACAGATCGGCGGGCTGAACACCATGGGCGTCTCCCTAGTCCGCATAGACTACGCCCCATTCGGCCTCAATCCTCCCCATACTCACCCACGTTCCACTGAGATTCTGACCGTGCTGGAGGGCTGCTTGCACGTCGGGTTTGTGACGTCGAATCCTGAGAACAAACACTTTGAGAAGGTTCTCAACAAAGGAGATGTGTTTGTGTTTCCTAAGGGCCTCATCCATTACCAATACAATAACAGGACTACCGGTGCAGTAGCTATTGCGGCGCTGAGCAGCCAAAACCCTGGAGTGATCACAATAGCCAACGCGGTGTTTGGAGCCGAGCCTTCCATCCCGGCTGGTATTACTACCAAGGCCTTCCAGGTGGAGAAGAGCACGGTGGATTGGATCCAAACACAGTTCTAA
- the LOC109742748 gene encoding putative germin-like protein 2-2, producing MAIRVLLLAGALLALACSHGATASDPSLLQDFCVADKMSPVRVNGLACKDAKEVTAEDFYFSGLHVTGNTTNKQGSAVTAVNVAQIGGLNTMGVSLVRIDYAPFGLNPPHTHPRSTEILTVLEGCLHVGFVTSNPDNKHFEKVLNKGDVFVFPKGLVHYQYNNGTTHAVVLAALSSQNPGVITVANAVFGAEPSIPAGVTTKAFQVEKGTVDWIQAQF from the exons ATGGCCATTCGAGTGTTGCTCCTTGCAGGAGCTCTCCTGGCCCTGGCATGCTCGCATGGCGCCACCGCCTCCGACCCCAGCCTTCTCCAGGACTTCTGCGTCGCTGACAAAATGTCTCCAG TGCGTGTCAACGGACTGGCTTGCAAGGACGCGAAAGAAGTCACGGCCGAGGACTTCTACTTCTCTGGCCTCCACGTGACCGGCAACACGACGAACAAGCAGGGCTCCGCGGTGACCGCCGTCAATGTCGCACAGATCGGCGGACTGAACACCATGGGTGTCTCCCTTGTTCGCATCGACTACGCGCCGTTTGGCCTCAACCCTCCCCACACCCATCCGCGTTCCACTGAGATTCTGACCGTGCTAGAGGGCTGTCTACACGTCGGGTTCGTGACGTCAAACCCCGATAACAAACACTTTGAGAAGGTTCTCAACAAGGGAGATGTGTTTGTGTTCCCGAAGGGCCTCGTCCATTACCAGTACAATAATGGCACGACCCATGCAGTGGTTCTTGCAGCGTTGAGCAGCCAGAACCCTGGAGTGATCACGGTAGCCAACGCGGTGTTTGGAGCGGAGCCTTCCATTCCGGCTGGTGTTACTACCAAGGCCTTCCAGGTGGAGAAGGGCACGGTGGATTGGATCCAAGCACAATTCTAA